The following are from one region of the Chloracidobacterium sp. genome:
- a CDS encoding cytochrome c3 family protein — MIKRMFLIAATALAAAVFSLALFVDDSAIRGKAQSATTDDIKMPEVIVLGKDSKLGSVTFNHVSHNGGKYSIDGTGPIGCAECHHTAKPASELIKHPPLKTAWPADRTTTLTADLFAKDPKAAGVAACRDCHARAGAVPKLMPAIPEIKHESSTAMISLTNQQALHRNCAGCHTEVKKQLPASKAPTTTQCMMCHKKTG; from the coding sequence ATGATCAAACGGATGTTCCTGATCGCAGCGACTGCACTGGCGGCTGCAGTCTTTTCGTTGGCGTTATTCGTCGATGATTCGGCGATCAGAGGTAAGGCTCAATCGGCAACTACAGACGACATCAAAATGCCCGAGGTCATCGTCTTGGGCAAGGACTCAAAACTCGGGTCGGTCACGTTCAATCATGTGAGCCATAATGGCGGCAAATACAGCATCGACGGCACGGGTCCGATCGGTTGCGCAGAGTGTCACCATACGGCGAAGCCTGCATCTGAATTGATAAAGCACCCACCGCTGAAAACGGCATGGCCGGCCGATCGGACGACGACCCTGACCGCGGATCTTTTTGCGAAAGACCCTAAGGCTGCCGGAGTTGCCGCTTGCAGAGATTGCCATGCACGGGCGGGAGCCGTTCCGAAGTTGATGCCGGCGATCCCGGAGATCAAACACGAGTCGAGTACTGCAATGATCTCTCTCACAAATCAGCAGGCGTTGCATCGAAATTGTGCGGGCTGTCATACCGAAGTGAAAAAGCAACTGCCTGCATCAAAGGCTCCGACGACGACGCAGTGTATGATGTGCCACAAGAAAACCGGATGA
- a CDS encoding transglycosylase domain-containing protein, with amino-acid sequence MIEFRLAEAKAEGREPRKYMIWTPIEQISPNLHRAVLAGEDARFFEHNGFDWEAIEKAWDEAVKQGEKEAKEEGDFDPNDWIPPMPSFKRGASTVTQQLSKNLFLSEDRNFLRKGREAVYTYFLERELSKKRILELYLNVIEWGDGVYGAEAAARTYFKKSASGLSREEAAYLAAMIPSPLNIFNPAKNRKRVVRRQRAILRGMNSIKLNYDK; translated from the coding sequence ATGATAGAGTTTCGTCTCGCCGAGGCAAAAGCCGAAGGACGGGAACCACGAAAGTACATGATCTGGACGCCCATCGAACAGATCTCACCCAATTTGCATCGCGCTGTGCTGGCAGGTGAAGACGCCCGGTTTTTCGAGCACAATGGTTTCGATTGGGAAGCGATCGAAAAGGCGTGGGACGAAGCCGTAAAACAAGGGGAAAAGGAAGCAAAAGAAGAGGGAGACTTCGACCCCAATGACTGGATACCCCCAATGCCAAGTTTCAAACGAGGTGCTTCGACAGTCACTCAGCAGCTTTCGAAAAACCTTTTTCTCTCTGAAGACCGCAACTTCCTCCGAAAGGGGCGGGAGGCCGTTTACACGTATTTTCTCGAACGAGAACTATCGAAAAAGCGAATACTTGAACTATACCTTAATGTTATCGAATGGGGCGATGGCGTCTACGGGGCCGAGGCGGCGGCACGAACATATTTCAAAAAATCGGCATCCGGCTTATCTCGCGAAGAGGCCGCTTACCTTGCAGCAATGATCCCGAGTCCGCTAAACATCTTCAATCCGGCCAAGAATCGAAAACGTGTCGTACGCCGTCAACGTGCTATACTTCGAGGCATGAATTCGATCAAGCTCAACTACGACAAGTAG
- a CDS encoding glucose-1-phosphate adenylyltransferase: protein MGQFDNVVAVILGGGAGSRLFPLTRERSKPAVPLGGKYRLIDVPVSNCINSNVTQIFVLTQYNSASLNRHISQTYRFSSFSTGFVEILAAEQTKESPDWFQGTADAVRQILPHLRDWRVGNLLILSGDHLYRMDYRKFLARHTETNADVTISVIPANPTDAEGFGLLKTDADGKIVEFREKPKGADLEAMRVDTSNFGLSEDESIKRPFLASMGIYVFNYAKLVELLNENPSAMDFGGEIIPSAIGSCNVQAHLFDSYWEDIGTIRAFYDANLDLASPLPKFNFFDTSAPIYTRSRYLPPSKLHGCDIDNSMVSEGCILNGVYARNSIIGLRSRIDSGARIENSILMGSDFFESIEEIKADLESSRPYLGIGKNTEIRRAIIDKNVRIGKNVKLLNESNIKFYDADDGSFYIREGIIIVPKGSTISDETVV from the coding sequence ATGGGACAATTTGATAACGTCGTGGCGGTTATCCTCGGTGGCGGTGCAGGCTCGCGGCTGTTTCCGCTGACCAGAGAGCGATCGAAACCTGCCGTACCACTCGGCGGCAAATACCGGCTGATCGACGTGCCGGTTTCGAATTGCATAAACTCGAATGTGACCCAGATATTTGTACTTACGCAATATAATTCCGCATCGCTCAATCGGCACATATCGCAAACATACCGGTTCTCGAGTTTTTCAACTGGGTTTGTAGAGATCCTCGCCGCCGAACAAACAAAAGAAAGCCCTGATTGGTTTCAGGGAACCGCCGACGCCGTTCGTCAGATACTTCCCCACCTTCGCGATTGGCGTGTTGGAAATTTGTTGATCCTTTCGGGCGACCACCTATATCGGATGGACTACAGGAAGTTTCTCGCGCGTCACACCGAGACCAATGCGGACGTGACAATATCAGTGATACCAGCGAACCCTACGGATGCGGAGGGGTTTGGGCTTTTGAAAACCGACGCGGATGGAAAGATCGTCGAGTTTCGCGAGAAGCCAAAAGGAGCTGACCTCGAAGCGATGCGCGTCGACACCTCAAATTTTGGACTTAGCGAAGATGAGTCAATAAAGCGCCCCTTTCTTGCCTCGATGGGGATCTATGTTTTCAACTACGCGAAACTCGTAGAGCTATTGAACGAGAATCCTTCTGCAATGGATTTTGGCGGCGAGATCATTCCTTCGGCCATTGGAAGCTGCAATGTGCAGGCTCATCTGTTTGACAGCTATTGGGAAGATATTGGGACGATCCGGGCATTTTACGATGCAAATCTGGATCTCGCGTCCCCGCTGCCGAAGTTCAACTTCTTTGACACGTCGGCTCCGATCTATACGCGCAGCCGCTATCTGCCTCCGTCAAAACTCCACGGCTGTGACATCGATAATTCCATGGTCAGCGAGGGCTGCATCTTGAATGGCGTATACGCACGCAACTCGATAATCGGGCTTCGCAGCCGCATCGACTCAGGTGCAAGGATCGAGAATTCGATCTTGATGGGTTCTGACTTTTTTGAGTCGATCGAGGAGATCAAAGCCGATCTGGAAAGCAGCCGCCCGTATCTTGGAATCGGGAAAAACACCGAGATCAGACGCGCTATTATCGACAAGAATGTAAGGATCGGGAAAAACGTAAAGTTACTTAACGAATCGAATATCAAGTTCTACGATGCCGACGACGGCTCTTTCTACATCCGCGAAGGGATCATCATAGTTCCAAAAGGTTCCACGATCAGCGACGAGACCGTGGTTTGA
- a CDS encoding VWA domain-containing protein: MPPSSREGKANSRNPAPSPTPTPQVEAKNDISAIATEDSDEVISVDTRLVTVPVRVLDRKGRFVGGLERSKFKVFENGVDQEISHFSNEAQPFIVALVLDMSYSSKFKIGDIQSAAIAFIDQLRPDDQVMVIAFDEEVHMMCEATNNRNTIYRAIRNTRIATGTSLYEAVDMTMNDRLRKLEGRKAMVIFTDGVDTTSRNSHDLDNLRDALEMDALIYPIRYDTFEDVQAMKGRSTIMIPDSKPQGTPPIAQSKNGLPLPAQEPVVVTPGDRGTTPEEYARGQEYLDQLAYRTGGRLHVADSIGNLNRAFAKIASELREFYSIGYYPKEDTGSGRTRKVKVRVDEANVAVRARDSYVVPETKRKN; the protein is encoded by the coding sequence GTGCCGCCCTCTTCGCGTGAAGGCAAAGCGAATAGTCGAAACCCGGCCCCGTCGCCAACACCGACGCCACAAGTCGAAGCCAAGAATGACATCTCGGCGATCGCCACGGAAGACTCGGACGAGGTCATTTCGGTCGATACCCGACTTGTTACCGTACCAGTGCGGGTTCTCGATCGAAAAGGTCGGTTCGTGGGCGGCCTTGAACGAAGCAAATTTAAGGTCTTTGAGAACGGCGTTGACCAGGAAATATCGCATTTTTCGAACGAAGCTCAGCCATTTATTGTCGCCCTTGTCCTCGACATGAGCTATTCGTCGAAATTCAAGATCGGCGATATCCAATCAGCGGCGATCGCATTCATCGACCAATTGAGGCCCGACGATCAGGTGATGGTCATAGCATTTGACGAAGAAGTTCATATGATGTGCGAGGCGACGAATAATCGGAACACGATCTACCGTGCGATCAGGAACACCCGAATTGCGACGGGAACGAGCCTTTACGAAGCGGTCGATATGACCATGAACGACCGGCTGAGGAAACTTGAAGGCCGAAAGGCGATGGTGATCTTTACCGACGGCGTCGATACTACAAGCCGAAATTCTCACGACCTTGACAATCTTCGCGACGCGCTGGAAATGGACGCGTTGATCTATCCGATCCGCTACGACACATTTGAAGATGTACAGGCAATGAAGGGCAGATCCACCATTATGATCCCGGATTCGAAGCCTCAGGGGACGCCTCCGATCGCTCAATCGAAGAACGGTCTTCCGTTACCCGCGCAGGAGCCGGTAGTAGTTACGCCCGGCGACCGTGGAACGACGCCCGAGGAGTATGCCCGCGGCCAGGAATATCTTGACCAATTGGCATACAGAACCGGAGGTCGGCTTCACGTGGCTGATTCTATCGGAAATCTGAATCGGGCGTTTGCAAAGATCGCGAGCGAGCTTCGCGAGTTTTACAGTATCGGATACTACCCGAAAGAGGATACTGGATCTGGCAGGACCAGGAAAGTGAAGGTTAGGGTCGATGAGGCAAACGTCGCGGTTCGGGCCCGCGACAGTTACGTTGTTCCCGAAACAAAGAGAAAAAACTAA
- a CDS encoding VWA domain-containing protein → MKKAATALLLLGMLSLSAFAQSNRATRPRVAPTPTPTPEVIEDVADTQSGRKAPVLQGSPQGTTRKDLPAAGDEEDEVIKIETNLVTLPVSVLDRDGRFVSGLQQRDFKIYENGIEQPVGFFQSVEQPFTVVLMIDVSPSTAYRIDEIHRAAISFVDQLRSNDRVMVVAFDDKVTVLTRPTNNRYELHNAIRQAQFGNGTSLYVAVDQVLNRELVRVEGRKAVVIFTDGVDTTSRRASYDSTIKDAEESDALIYPIRYNTQSDGFGGNSGGGGINRGSRRGVRIGLGDILGAILGGGNVRMGGGGSGGTDYETGRRYLETLAQNSGGRKFEADTTYNLDAAFAGIAEELRRQYSLGYYPENVGNIGDRKQIRIRVMRPNLVVRAKSSYIVGQSENKFAGN, encoded by the coding sequence ATGAAAAAAGCAGCTACTGCGCTTTTACTTTTGGGAATGCTCTCGCTTTCCGCGTTTGCCCAGTCAAATCGAGCAACACGGCCTCGAGTTGCGCCCACGCCAACACCAACGCCGGAAGTAATTGAGGATGTTGCGGATACGCAGTCCGGCAGAAAGGCACCTGTGCTTCAAGGTTCGCCCCAGGGCACGACCCGCAAAGATCTCCCGGCCGCTGGTGACGAGGAAGATGAGGTGATCAAGATCGAGACAAATCTGGTTACGCTCCCGGTCTCTGTTTTAGATCGCGATGGCAGGTTCGTAAGCGGGCTTCAACAGCGTGATTTCAAGATCTACGAAAACGGGATCGAACAGCCGGTCGGCTTCTTTCAGTCGGTCGAACAGCCATTTACGGTCGTTTTGATGATCGACGTCAGTCCTTCAACTGCTTATCGCATCGATGAAATTCACCGTGCCGCTATCTCATTTGTCGACCAGCTTAGAAGCAATGACCGTGTTATGGTCGTTGCTTTTGATGATAAGGTCACCGTGCTGACCCGACCGACCAATAACCGTTATGAACTGCACAACGCGATCAGGCAGGCGCAATTTGGCAATGGAACAAGTTTATACGTGGCGGTCGATCAGGTTCTCAACAGGGAATTGGTCCGCGTCGAAGGCCGTAAGGCGGTCGTAATATTTACTGACGGCGTCGACACTACCTCGCGCAGAGCATCTTACGACAGCACTATCAAGGATGCCGAAGAGTCTGACGCTTTGATATATCCGATCCGCTATAACACACAAAGTGACGGATTTGGCGGTAACAGCGGTGGTGGCGGAATCAACCGGGGCTCGCGGCGAGGTGTGCGCATAGGTCTCGGCGATATTTTAGGAGCGATACTCGGCGGCGGCAATGTCAGAATGGGTGGCGGAGGATCCGGCGGTACGGATTACGAGACCGGGCGTCGATATCTGGAGACGCTTGCACAGAACAGCGGCGGACGAAAGTTTGAAGCGGACACAACATATAATCTCGACGCGGCATTTGCAGGTATTGCCGAGGAACTCAGGCGTCAGTACTCGCTCGGCTATTATCCCGAAAATGTCGGCAATATTGGTGATCGTAAGCAGATACGCATCCGCGTAATGCGCCCCAACCTCGTTGTTCGCGCGAAATCGAGCTATATCGTCGGTCAGAGCGAAAATAAGTTTGCCGGAAATTAG
- a CDS encoding serine hydrolase produces MNEQISKFLSERIAANDFPSAVYLVAEKGEVKFHDALGYAVVEPELIPARLDTIYDLASLTKPLVTGLFAASKIEDGEIGLGTSLVDQDAAFEHLRVSDLTIQELGTHVSGLPAWLPLYFLARTPSYIDLANIIGAQEIRGRGSKVEYSDLNFIALALVIEKLSRDSQFDNWVAKSLGLSRTSFNPSNRGIERLVVAASENGNEYERRTCIEKFPELRIPPSALRSYPIWGEVHDGNAYFMGGVAGHAGLFSTAEEVFKIALQFLPQYTTLLKPETCELFRTNFTKGLNEDRSFTFQLASTKDSTAGTRMSPESFGHNGFTGTSLWIDPVKERVFVLLTNRTHHHSLPFVNINAVRRDFHDLAIKVLDKNS; encoded by the coding sequence ATGAACGAGCAGATCTCAAAATTTCTTTCAGAACGCATCGCCGCCAACGATTTCCCGTCGGCGGTCTATCTGGTCGCGGAGAAGGGCGAGGTCAAATTTCATGATGCACTCGGATATGCCGTTGTCGAGCCCGAACTCATACCCGCCAGGCTCGATACGATCTATGATCTGGCGAGTTTGACGAAGCCGCTTGTGACCGGTTTGTTCGCTGCGTCTAAGATCGAGGATGGCGAGATAGGGCTTGGAACTTCCTTGGTCGATCAAGATGCGGCATTTGAGCATTTGCGTGTCTCTGATCTGACGATACAGGAGCTAGGGACGCATGTTTCCGGGCTTCCCGCGTGGCTGCCGCTCTATTTTCTTGCGAGAACACCGAGCTACATTGACCTTGCGAACATCATCGGAGCTCAAGAAATCAGAGGGCGTGGCTCAAAGGTCGAATACAGTGACCTCAATTTCATCGCATTGGCTCTCGTGATCGAAAAACTGAGCCGAGACTCGCAATTTGATAATTGGGTCGCAAAGAGCCTAGGCCTGTCAAGAACGAGTTTCAATCCTTCGAATCGCGGAATCGAACGCTTAGTGGTCGCGGCCAGCGAGAACGGCAACGAATACGAACGGCGAACCTGCATCGAAAAGTTTCCGGAGCTCCGCATCCCGCCCTCCGCACTTCGCAGCTATCCTATCTGGGGCGAGGTTCACGACGGGAACGCATATTTTATGGGCGGTGTCGCGGGGCATGCGGGGTTGTTTTCGACGGCGGAAGAGGTGTTCAAGATCGCTCTTCAGTTCCTGCCGCAGTACACGACCTTGCTGAAGCCGGAGACTTGCGAACTCTTCCGTACTAACTTCACGAAAGGGCTGAACGAAGATCGCTCATTCACATTTCAGCTTGCTTCGACCAAAGATTCCACTGCCGGAACACGAATGTCACCGGAAAGCTTTGGTCACAATGGGTTTACGGGCACAAGCCTTTGGATCGACCCGGTCAAAGAACGCGTCTTTGTGCTTCTTACCAACAGGACCCACCATCACTCTCTGCCCTTCGTTAACATCAACGCCGTTAGACGCGATTTTCACGATCTGGCGATAAAAGTTCTTGACAAAAATAGTTAG
- a CDS encoding Gfo/Idh/MocA family oxidoreductase: MAGERKLRAAVIGVGSLGQHHARNYSEIAKEGRLEYVGACDVNSDTARAIAFKHGGAVFNNWSELVGRVDAVSIATPTETHCEIACSFLEAGVHVLVEKPIAASLAEADKMIAASIRSSAKLMVGQLERFNPAMVALRPHVNGPLYFEIHRVSPFPNRSLDVDVVLDVMIHDLDAVQWLVGDDVKVSEIRAVGIPVISDKVDAANARIEFENGAVANITASRIGTEKIRKTRFYQTNAYVVLDYATKFASLTSLNPEAAHPLLGISINRLEINDVEPLRAEINAFLDAIEYDTPVPVTGLDGRRALSLAVGVLEKIEQHVGRLNARNS; this comes from the coding sequence ATGGCAGGCGAACGAAAACTGAGGGCTGCGGTGATTGGTGTAGGCAGCCTTGGTCAGCATCATGCACGAAACTATTCCGAAATTGCCAAAGAGGGACGTTTGGAATATGTCGGAGCTTGCGATGTCAACTCTGACACTGCGAGAGCGATCGCTTTCAAGCACGGTGGTGCCGTCTTCAACAACTGGAGCGAGCTTGTCGGTCGGGTCGATGCGGTCTCTATCGCTACTCCAACCGAGACGCACTGTGAGATCGCATGCTCGTTTCTTGAGGCTGGAGTGCATGTTCTGGTCGAAAAGCCCATTGCTGCGTCGCTTGCCGAAGCCGATAAGATGATCGCTGCTTCGATCCGTTCGAGTGCGAAACTGATGGTCGGCCAGTTAGAGAGGTTCAATCCCGCGATGGTCGCTCTTCGACCGCATGTAAATGGACCGCTCTATTTCGAGATCCATCGCGTGTCGCCGTTCCCGAACCGCTCGCTTGATGTCGATGTTGTATTGGACGTGATGATACACGATCTTGACGCAGTTCAGTGGCTGGTAGGCGACGACGTGAAGGTGAGCGAAATTCGTGCGGTCGGTATTCCGGTAATATCCGACAAGGTCGATGCTGCCAATGCTCGAATCGAATTTGAGAACGGCGCCGTCGCGAATATCACCGCGTCACGAATAGGAACAGAAAAGATCCGAAAGACGCGGTTCTATCAGACAAATGCTTACGTCGTGTTGGACTATGCGACGAAATTCGCTTCGTTAACATCATTGAATCCCGAAGCGGCCCACCCGCTTTTGGGAATCTCGATCAACCGGCTTGAGATCAACGACGTCGAACCTCTGCGAGCAGAAATAAACGCGTTTCTCGACGCGATCGAATACGACACACCCGTACCGGTCACTGGACTTGACGGCCGTCGTGCTCTCTCGCTCGCCGTGGGTGTGCTTGAAAAGATCGAGCAGCACGTAGGCCGCCTGAACGCAAGAAACAGCTGA
- a CDS encoding glycosyltransferase family 39 protein, giving the protein MFERGDWVTPTLGGFNWFEKPALLYWLQHAAFNVFGVSEFAARLGSAFFGLGTVASLFLLGRTAEAEKDDFETNGAWIAMVGASTLGLIVFSRGASFDIILTFPITAALTGFYLYDRSDRSSRVRFAGLAAFYVFTGLAILAKGLVGLVFPFAIVAFYHLISLKMPSKEVLISLIWGTLLTVAVASSWYLPMYLRHGYGFIDEFFIQHHFQRYTSNKYQHPQPFHFFLWVLPLMTIPWMPFFIVEVWRNIRDRFSRERTRSCSASASLVRFAFAWIIVPLVFFSFSGSKLPGYILPAVPPAVVLAAIAAARFANRSSFRAACVKLLAVTTLVTIIIILQFVLPGFADNDSVKRLITSADDRGYGMNKVVGFVTISHNAEFYAAGRLLRGSDGKQRRLNGPSEVTELLMSEGKPVLLLIRPEHLKHVVDDPEFAVEMIADNGELAIVAATLRRDATPKL; this is encoded by the coding sequence ATGTTTGAGCGAGGCGATTGGGTGACGCCAACGCTGGGCGGGTTCAACTGGTTTGAAAAGCCTGCCCTACTTTATTGGCTTCAGCATGCGGCATTCAACGTGTTCGGGGTCAGCGAATTTGCGGCTCGGTTAGGTTCGGCATTCTTCGGATTAGGGACGGTCGCGTCGCTTTTCTTACTTGGGCGCACCGCCGAGGCTGAAAAGGACGATTTTGAGACGAATGGCGCATGGATCGCGATGGTCGGGGCATCGACTTTGGGTCTGATAGTCTTTTCGCGCGGAGCAAGTTTCGACATTATCCTCACATTCCCAATAACAGCCGCGTTAACCGGCTTCTACCTTTACGATCGATCGGACAGATCGTCCCGCGTCCGTTTCGCCGGGCTGGCTGCGTTCTACGTATTTACCGGGCTGGCCATTCTCGCCAAAGGCCTTGTCGGACTTGTGTTCCCGTTCGCGATCGTCGCATTTTACCATTTGATCTCTCTGAAAATGCCCTCCAAAGAGGTCCTGATTTCTTTGATCTGGGGGACTCTTTTGACTGTCGCCGTTGCCTCGTCGTGGTATTTACCGATGTATCTGAGACACGGATACGGTTTCATCGACGAGTTTTTCATTCAACATCATTTTCAGAGATACACCTCGAACAAATATCAACACCCTCAACCGTTCCATTTTTTTCTATGGGTATTGCCATTGATGACGATCCCGTGGATGCCGTTCTTTATCGTAGAGGTATGGAGGAATATCCGTGACCGATTTTCTCGTGAGCGCACGCGATCCTGTTCAGCCAGTGCGTCACTTGTACGTTTCGCATTCGCCTGGATCATCGTTCCGCTTGTCTTCTTTTCGTTTTCGGGTTCGAAACTGCCGGGTTATATACTGCCTGCGGTTCCCCCAGCAGTCGTCTTAGCAGCGATCGCCGCAGCGAGATTTGCGAACCGAAGCTCGTTTCGTGCGGCTTGTGTAAAGCTTCTCGCGGTAACGACCTTGGTTACCATAATCATTATTTTGCAGTTCGTGCTTCCCGGCTTCGCTGATAACGACTCCGTCAAACGCCTGATCACGTCGGCTGACGATCGTGGGTATGGCATGAACAAAGTCGTTGGCTTTGTGACGATCTCGCATAATGCCGAGTTCTACGCCGCCGGACGGCTGCTTCGGGGAAGCGACGGTAAGCAGCGTAGGTTGAATGGCCCGTCCGAGGTTACAGAACTGCTTATGTCTGAAGGGAAACCAGTGCTGTTGCTGATCCGTCCGGAACACCTGAAGCACGTCGTTGACGATCCGGAATTTGCTGTCGAGATGATTGCGGACAATGGCGAACTGGCGATAGTTGCAGCTACACTCCGCCGGGATGCAACTCCGAAGCTCTAG
- a CDS encoding threonylcarbamoyl-AMP synthase, giving the protein MLTVLTTSPDVAAEFIRNGGIVAFPTETVYGLGANVFDEKALGNIFEAKNRPANNPFIVHVASVGQIDQLASDVPESAHRLVHAFFPGPLTVVLPKSDRVPMIATAGLGSVGVRMPSNKIANRFISACGTPIAAPSANLSGRPSPTTWEAVYEDLKGRIDCILQGELTNIGLESTVVDCTVEPPAVLRPGAISVEQLRRAIPSIRKETRIDVESPKSPGLKHRHYSPTASVVVVDPGQTLDSSSDAAFIGISTPSANLGAVRTCQSVDEYARNLYEFFRECDRQGIKTIYCETVSPEGIGAALMDRLTRASELHPGGV; this is encoded by the coding sequence GTGCTGACCGTTTTGACAACTTCTCCGGATGTCGCCGCAGAATTCATACGAAATGGCGGGATCGTAGCGTTTCCGACGGAAACGGTCTACGGGCTCGGCGCGAATGTATTTGATGAGAAAGCGCTAGGCAATATCTTTGAAGCGAAAAATCGGCCAGCCAATAATCCGTTCATCGTCCATGTTGCATCCGTCGGCCAGATCGACCAACTGGCGAGCGATGTTCCTGAATCAGCCCACAGACTAGTCCATGCCTTCTTTCCCGGACCGCTTACGGTGGTCCTTCCGAAGTCAGATCGTGTGCCCATGATCGCGACTGCCGGCTTGGGTTCCGTTGGGGTCCGAATGCCGTCAAACAAGATCGCGAATAGGTTCATTTCGGCATGCGGAACCCCCATTGCTGCACCATCTGCGAACCTTTCGGGCCGTCCGAGTCCGACCACATGGGAGGCCGTATACGAAGATCTGAAAGGCAGGATCGACTGCATACTTCAGGGCGAACTAACGAATATCGGGCTTGAGTCAACAGTTGTCGACTGTACAGTTGAACCGCCAGCGGTATTGAGGCCCGGAGCGATATCGGTCGAACAACTTCGGCGGGCGATTCCCTCGATCAGGAAAGAGACTCGAATTGATGTTGAGAGCCCCAAGAGTCCCGGCCTAAAACACCGTCACTATTCACCGACCGCGAGTGTCGTCGTTGTTGATCCGGGTCAGACGCTCGATTCGTCTTCAGATGCGGCTTTTATTGGTATTTCAACCCCATCAGCCAACCTTGGGGCAGTTCGCACCTGTCAATCGGTCGACGAATATGCCCGGAATCTTTATGAGTTTTTTCGCGAGTGCGATCGACAAGGGATCAAGACGATCTATTGCGAAACCGTTAGCCCCGAGGGTATTGGAGCCGCATTGATGGATCGGCTAACTAGAGCTTCGGAGTTGCATCCCGGCGGAGTGTAG